In Chryseobacterium turcicum, a single window of DNA contains:
- a CDS encoding efflux RND transporter permease subunit has translation MKITNFAVKNYQFTLIIFLLVAVVGFLTLFTMPRAEDPSTHPPQYLITVIYPGTSPKDMEEQVVKPIENKIYGLENIDKILTTVEDGVAAFQVKFKYGVDVDNKYQEISTEMNALKNSELPKDIYQIKTEKISSSDVKILQVALVSENASEKKLHDEADQLKSKLEKLTNLKNVIYSGIPEQEIRVDLKLDKLAQLRIPLNVVMGSLQSEAADIPGGSIDMDTKVFNVKTSGKFKNEEDVANTVIYNANGKIVYMKDVAEVGYKSQTMDHITRINGHRCVLLTAGMKDNVNITDVQKQFLPIIDDFSKSLPENVKLVKNFDQANMVSQRLGHLGFDFGLAIVLVIITLLPLGSRASIIVMISIPLSLSLGLIAMNALGFSLNQLSIVGLVVALGLLVDDSIVVVENIERWLREGYSKKDAVLKGTKQIGMAVVGCTATLIIAFLPLAFLPDAAGEFLRSLPMAVITSVLASMLVALTLVPFLGSKFLKTHDHEGGNIFLQYLQKFLTNSYKGIMPKALKYPKITIGISLGLSVLAFGMFSFTGFKLFPTSEKPMFLINIKTPLQSNISESDRVAKIVESELKKHKEITYYTTNVGKGNPQIYYNVHPQDRKSDFAQIFVQLEDEAKPATKTELIEILREKFKTMPYAKVEVKDFEQGTPIEANIVVRLFGEDPVILRQLSSQVENILRKQEGTVYINNELNIYKTDVKVKINKEKARTLGVMTSEVDKVIRLAVVGLPIGDYIDDRGDARTVTLTLPREKFSNLDALKNLYVNNVQGAPVALNQIATVSFETSPTAINHFNKSRFAKVTAMSAKGYYANDLLVDIIPQLDKLKMPAGYSYKLAGEKESEGDALGGNFLSVIILSTFLFVAVLLLQFKTFKGIIIVLSIIPLGILGGVILLLIDGSPMSLVAIIGFIGLSGIQVKNSLLLVDFTNQLRLEGKSIDEAIAIAGETRFLPVVLTSITAICGLIPLALNSNPLIAPLAIVLIGGLISSTILSRIVTPVMYKLIPPSLEIESEEEN, from the coding sequence ATGAAAATTACAAATTTTGCGGTAAAAAACTATCAGTTTACGTTGATCATATTTCTTCTCGTTGCAGTAGTCGGTTTCCTTACGCTCTTCACAATGCCCAGAGCAGAAGATCCCTCAACACATCCGCCACAATATCTGATCACAGTTATTTATCCCGGAACGAGCCCGAAAGATATGGAAGAACAGGTGGTGAAACCTATTGAAAATAAGATCTACGGATTGGAGAATATAGATAAGATTCTGACGACCGTTGAGGATGGTGTTGCCGCTTTTCAAGTGAAATTCAAATATGGAGTTGATGTTGACAACAAATATCAGGAAATTTCAACCGAGATGAATGCGTTGAAAAACAGTGAACTTCCGAAAGATATTTATCAGATCAAGACAGAGAAAATATCATCTTCTGATGTTAAAATTCTTCAGGTTGCTTTGGTTTCAGAAAATGCTTCTGAGAAAAAACTACACGATGAGGCAGATCAACTTAAATCCAAATTGGAGAAATTGACCAATCTAAAAAATGTGATCTATTCCGGAATTCCGGAACAGGAAATTAGAGTTGATTTAAAATTAGACAAACTCGCTCAACTGAGAATTCCATTGAATGTAGTGATGGGAAGTTTGCAGAGTGAAGCAGCCGATATTCCGGGTGGAAGCATCGATATGGATACCAAAGTTTTCAACGTGAAAACCAGCGGAAAATTTAAAAACGAAGAAGATGTTGCCAACACCGTAATTTATAATGCCAACGGAAAGATCGTCTATATGAAAGACGTTGCCGAGGTCGGTTACAAATCTCAGACGATGGATCATATCACAAGGATCAATGGACACCGTTGCGTTTTGCTTACTGCAGGAATGAAGGATAATGTAAATATCACGGATGTTCAAAAGCAGTTTTTGCCAATCATCGATGACTTCTCAAAAAGCCTTCCCGAAAATGTCAAATTGGTTAAAAACTTTGATCAAGCCAATATGGTTTCTCAGCGTTTGGGACATTTAGGTTTTGATTTCGGATTGGCTATTGTTTTGGTGATCATCACCTTATTACCGTTAGGTTCTCGTGCATCAATTATTGTAATGATCTCCATTCCGTTGTCATTGTCATTGGGGTTGATTGCGATGAACGCGTTAGGATTTTCATTAAATCAGCTAAGCATCGTTGGATTGGTGGTTGCTTTGGGATTATTGGTTGATGACAGTATCGTGGTCGTCGAAAATATTGAAAGATGGCTTCGTGAAGGGTATTCCAAAAAAGATGCGGTTCTGAAAGGTACCAAACAGATTGGAATGGCGGTTGTGGGCTGTACAGCGACATTGATCATTGCATTTTTACCATTGGCATTCCTTCCAGATGCAGCAGGTGAGTTTCTCAGAAGTCTTCCTATGGCGGTTATTACGAGTGTATTAGCTTCGATGTTGGTGGCACTTACATTAGTTCCTTTCTTAGGAAGTAAATTTTTGAAAACCCACGACCACGAGGGCGGAAATATTTTTCTTCAATATCTTCAAAAGTTTCTGACCAACAGCTATAAAGGAATTATGCCTAAAGCGTTGAAATATCCAAAAATTACCATCGGAATTTCATTGGGATTGAGTGTTTTGGCTTTTGGAATGTTCAGTTTTACCGGATTCAAATTGTTCCCGACCTCTGAAAAACCAATGTTTTTGATCAATATTAAAACGCCTCTTCAATCCAACATTTCGGAAAGCGATCGTGTGGCAAAAATTGTTGAGTCAGAACTGAAAAAACACAAGGAAATTACTTATTATACAACTAATGTCGGAAAGGGAAATCCACAGATCTATTACAACGTCCATCCACAGGACAGAAAATCAGATTTCGCTCAGATCTTTGTTCAGCTGGAGGACGAGGCAAAACCAGCAACAAAGACAGAATTGATCGAAATCTTGAGAGAGAAATTCAAGACAATGCCTTATGCCAAAGTAGAGGTAAAAGATTTTGAACAAGGAACACCTATTGAAGCGAATATCGTGGTGCGATTGTTCGGAGAAGATCCTGTTATTTTGAGACAACTGTCTTCACAGGTTGAAAATATTTTGAGAAAACAGGAAGGAACAGTTTATATCAACAATGAACTGAATATCTACAAAACCGATGTAAAAGTTAAAATTAATAAAGAAAAAGCGAGAACGCTGGGCGTGATGACCAGCGAAGTAGACAAAGTAATTCGTCTTGCTGTGGTAGGTTTGCCGATCGGAGATTATATTGATGACCGTGGCGATGCACGAACCGTGACTTTAACATTACCAAGAGAAAAATTTTCCAATCTGGATGCTTTGAAAAACTTGTATGTCAACAATGTTCAGGGAGCACCCGTCGCTTTGAACCAGATTGCGACCGTTTCTTTTGAAACCTCACCGACAGCAATCAATCATTTCAACAAATCACGATTTGCGAAAGTGACCGCAATGTCAGCCAAAGGCTATTATGCGAATGATCTTTTGGTGGATATTATTCCTCAATTGGATAAACTGAAAATGCCTGCAGGTTATTCTTACAAATTAGCAGGAGAAAAAGAATCGGAAGGAGATGCATTGGGCGGAAATTTTCTTTCCGTGATTATCTTAAGTACATTTTTATTTGTTGCAGTTTTGCTGCTTCAGTTTAAAACCTTCAAAGGAATCATCATCGTATTGTCAATCATTCCGTTGGGGATTTTAGGTGGTGTAATATTATTATTGATTGACGGAAGTCCGATGTCACTGGTTGCCATCATAGGATTTATTGGATTGTCTGGGATTCAGGTTAAAAACTCTCTGCTATTGGTAGATTTTACCAATCAGCTCAGACTGGAAGGAAAATCAATTGACGAAGCGATTGCTATTGCGGGAGAAACCCGTTTTCTTCCGGTAGTTTTAACGTCAATCACAGCGATTTGCGGTTTGATTCCTTTAGCATTAAACTCCAATCCATTAATTGCACCATTGGCTATCGTACTTATTGGAGGTTTAATCAGCTCAACGATTCTTTCAAGAATTGTGACACCTGTAATGTATAAACTGATTCCACCAAGTTTGGAAATTGAGAGCGAAGAAGAAAATTAG